The Streptomyces sp. SS1-1 genome has a segment encoding these proteins:
- a CDS encoding ion transporter, which yields MPQHQDQVAGVNAPSGRRRVAVYCRGVTEARWFALTVFTVILGNAVLLGLETYSGLAQEWHGWLRLAEHVCLAAFTVEIVLRMAAHADRPRGFWEDPWNVFDLAVVLCAFAPVVRENTTVLRLLRLARVLRTARFLPQLRIVLVAVGRSLPGTLSFLLVGALLLYVYAMVGWVFFGRHDPEHYGSIGRAVLTLFLLMTLDGIGDAVRAGLEISRWSLLYYASYVLLASFVLVNVLIGVVLTSLEEAKGMDEEREPPQARHRTPQPQDEQLLLQRIEVARRALDDLERDVIRSTDCVPLPVGQRGHSRGEGVSLAHADPGSHRSADS from the coding sequence ATGCCGCAACACCAAGATCAAGTGGCTGGAGTCAACGCCCCGTCCGGACGTCGACGAGTCGCCGTGTACTGCCGCGGGGTCACCGAGGCCCGCTGGTTCGCGCTCACCGTCTTCACGGTGATCCTTGGCAACGCCGTCCTGCTGGGCCTGGAGACGTACTCCGGTCTCGCACAGGAGTGGCATGGCTGGTTACGGCTGGCCGAGCACGTCTGCCTGGCCGCGTTCACCGTCGAGATCGTGCTGCGCATGGCCGCGCACGCGGACCGGCCCCGCGGCTTCTGGGAGGACCCGTGGAACGTCTTCGATCTCGCGGTCGTCCTGTGTGCCTTCGCGCCCGTCGTGCGGGAGAACACCACCGTGTTGCGGCTGCTCAGGCTGGCCAGGGTCCTGCGGACCGCCCGCTTCCTGCCCCAACTGCGCATCGTGCTCGTCGCCGTGGGCCGCAGCCTCCCGGGCACGCTGAGCTTCCTCCTCGTGGGCGCCCTGCTGCTGTACGTGTACGCGATGGTCGGCTGGGTCTTCTTCGGCCGCCACGACCCCGAACACTACGGCTCCATCGGCCGCGCAGTGCTCACCCTCTTCCTCCTGATGACCCTGGACGGGATCGGGGACGCCGTACGCGCCGGCCTGGAGATCTCCCGCTGGAGCCTGCTCTACTACGCCTCCTACGTCCTGCTCGCCTCGTTCGTCCTCGTCAACGTCCTCATCGGCGTCGTCCTCACCTCCCTCGAAGAGGCCAAGGGCATGGACGAGGAACGGGAGCCGCCACAAGCCCGACACCGGACACCGCAACCGCAGGACGAACAACTCCTACTCCAACGCATCGAGGTCGCCCGCCGCGCCTTGGACGATCTCGAGCGGGACGTCATCCGGTCCACGGACTGTGTGCCGCTTCCAGTCGGGCAGAGGGGACATTCGCGGGGCGAGGGCGTGTCCCTCGCCCACGCGGACCCTGGATCCCACCGATCCGCGGACTCCTGA
- a CDS encoding serine hydrolase domain-containing protein, whose amino-acid sequence MGSGGGDARARLQRDADAVRDTGATGLTVLARDGSGRETQVRSGTASLKDGGRVPLDAYYRIGSDTKTFTAVTTLQLVGEGTLSLDDTVERWLPGVVAGNGNDGSRITLRNLLQHTSGLADYTDIAFEDPAELTPERFHAQRFRSQTPEEQVAVAMGRAPSWLPDADDPGAETRWAYSNTNYVVLGMIIEKATGNPWPQEVHDRIIEPLGLRHTLIPDTSPYVPMPTAVGYTQFPGRNDLTDTTLAVGGGADGGIISTTRDMNTFLRALLSGRLLPPEQLRQMRTTVPAPGYTTDGRARYGLGLAWRPAQGCASGIWYHGGTSFGTVSETAVTPDGRVSAAAAVFTTRFGDEKRFLEQADAAVRLLDRAVCGDRKPG is encoded by the coding sequence ATGGGCTCCGGCGGCGGGGACGCGCGGGCGCGGCTGCAGCGGGACGCGGACGCGGTACGGGACACGGGAGCCACCGGGCTGACGGTGCTCGCCCGGGACGGGTCCGGGCGCGAGACGCAGGTCAGGTCGGGCACCGCGAGCCTGAAGGACGGGGGCCGGGTGCCCTTGGACGCCTACTACCGCATCGGCAGCGACACCAAGACCTTCACGGCCGTGACCACGCTCCAGCTCGTCGGCGAGGGCACGCTGAGCCTGGACGACACCGTCGAGCGGTGGCTGCCCGGGGTGGTCGCCGGCAACGGCAACGACGGCAGCCGCATCACCTTGCGCAACCTGCTCCAGCACACCAGCGGCCTGGCCGACTACACGGACATCGCCTTCGAGGACCCGGCGGAGCTGACGCCCGAGCGCTTCCACGCACAGCGGTTCCGCTCACAGACCCCCGAGGAGCAGGTGGCCGTGGCGATGGGTCGCGCCCCCAGCTGGCTGCCGGACGCGGACGATCCGGGTGCCGAGACGCGGTGGGCGTACTCCAACACCAACTACGTGGTGCTCGGGATGATCATCGAGAAGGCCACCGGCAACCCCTGGCCGCAGGAGGTGCACGACCGGATCATCGAACCCCTGGGGCTGCGCCACACGCTGATACCGGACACCTCGCCGTACGTGCCGATGCCGACGGCCGTGGGATACACACAGTTCCCCGGCCGGAACGACCTCACCGACACCACGCTGGCCGTGGGCGGCGGCGCGGACGGCGGCATCATCAGCACCACTCGCGACATGAACACCTTCCTGCGCGCCCTCTTGAGCGGCCGGCTGCTGCCGCCGGAGCAGCTGCGGCAGATGCGTACCACCGTCCCGGCGCCCGGCTACACCACCGACGGCAGGGCGCGGTACGGCCTCGGCCTCGCCTGGCGCCCGGCCCAGGGCTGCGCAAGTGGGATCTGGTACCACGGCGGTACGTCCTTCGGCACCGTCTCCGAGACCGCGGTCACGCCCGACGGCCGGGTGTCGGCCGCGGCCGCCGTCTTCACCACGCGCTTCGGTGACGAGAAGCGCTTCCTCGAGCAGGCGGATGCCGCGGTCCGCCTGTTGGACCGGGCGGTGTGCGGCGACCGGAAGCCCGGGTGA